In Vicia villosa cultivar HV-30 ecotype Madison, WI unplaced genomic scaffold, Vvil1.0 ctg.000009F_1_1_3, whole genome shotgun sequence, the following are encoded in one genomic region:
- the LOC131621550 gene encoding nudix hydrolase 23, chloroplastic: MMVKSIQLQLCGFVTQRWSLKPRSSLSFSSLSSLSPISNPNPNASFKLLPTPRITRFAPFRASSSLQSSGNVRSIKFCQWCGGSTKHDVPEGEEKLRAICTVCDKIAYQNPKMVVGCLIEHDNKVLLCKRNIQPSHGLWTLPAGYLEIGESAMEGAVRETREEANADVEVISPFAQLDIPLIGQTYMIFLAKLKKPHFSPGPESSECQLFSLDDIPFNSLSFSSMVVTLSLYVEDIKAGKPKFHYGTINKRPGTSPSDIRAYTLDHHMYT; encoded by the exons atgatgGTCAAATCTATCCAGCTTCAGCTATGCGGCTTTGTTACCCAACGCTGGTCTCTTAAACCTCGATCCTCCCTTTCATTCTCATCACTATCATCACTTTCCCCAAtttcaaaccctaaccctaacgcTTCTTTCAAACTCCTTCCCACCCCTCGCATCACTCGATTCGCTCCGTTTCGCGCTTCGTCATCGCTTCAATCTTCT GGAAATGTTCGGAGTATCAAGTTCTGTCAGTGGTGTGGTGGTTCAACTAAACATGATGTACCTGAGGGTGAAGAAAAATTGAGAGCCATATGTACAGTTTGTGATAAGATTGCTTATCAAAATCCCAAAATG GTAGTTGGTTGCCTCATTGAACATGATAATAAAGTCCTCCTTTGCAAGAGGAATATTCAACCATCTCATGGTCTTTG GACGCTTCCCGCTGGCTATTTGGAAATTGGAGAGTCAGCTATGGAAGGTGCTGTAAGGGAAACAAGGGAGGAAGCAAATGCAGATGTAGAAGTAATTTCTCCCTTTGCTCAATTGGACATTCCTTTAATTGGCCAA ACATACATGATATTCTTAGCAAAGCTGAAGAAGCCCCATTTTTCACCCGGTCCAGAATCATCAGAATGTCAACTTTTTTCACTTGATGATATACCTTTTAATTCTCTATCcttttcatcaatggtggttaccttgagtttg TATGTTGAGGATATCAAGGCTGGCAAGCCCAAATTTCATTATGGAACCATTAACAAAAG ACCGGGTACAAGTCCTTCTGATATTCGCGCCTACACACTGGATCATCACATGTACACATGA